TCTTCATCATCTGAATCACCACCAACCTCATACTCCAAATCCACTTCATCGCTATTGAAGCCTTCCTCATCACTAAAATCACCATTCATAACCCTTTTTCCTTTATCAACCCTCTCACTATCCTTGGCACTTGTCAATTCCTCAAACCCACTCGCATCATCATATTCCTCTTCACTATTTGTAAAATGAACGTCGTCTGCACTATCAACCTCAAGATCAGATGGAATAAACTCCTCATCATCGCTGTCATTATCACTATTTGTCTCATCTTGTTCATTTTCAGCAGCCACATCTGTTTCTATGTTATCTCCTTCCTTAACTTGTTGCACATAATCATTTTTCACCTGTTAACCTTGTTCACCCTCATAAACCACCAACTGATTACTGGGGTTTTCCTTTGTTTGGCCTCCAACATCAATAATTCCAATTTCAGGAAATTTTTCTGCATCCTCAACCACATGCACCACAAACACCTCAACATGACCCCCGCAACTTTGCTATTCTACACATCTCAAGTGCATCTTTATCTGTAGAAAATAATTTCAGAGCGTTCTCTAACCATTCACCTGCTGGATCCTTATACCACAGAGCTGAAATATTCTCCTTTGTGTACCCAACTTCCTTAGCTTTGCATATGCCTCAAATACAGACTAGCAATCACTCTCAACATCTTCAATGAGTGTCTTTTGTCCCTCAATATACCACAACATCCCATCACTATATCCGAATCGACTCACATGGTAGACAGTCAGAGTAAAGCTTTCCATTTCttaaagagacaaaaaaaatgtaaatcaaACCCTCGCAGTTTTAGGAAACTAAAAGAATCTGTTCAAACATTATTATGTTCAACCTCGACCAAAACCGTAACAAATGATGCATACATACCTGCATAGCGATGACAATGGCAGACCAACCTCCTTCCTCACCCTTGCTAACAACGTCCAAATACAGTTTGGATACTCCTCCGGTGACGACAAACCACTGCTAGGGCATCATTGAACATGAAACATCAACTTTGAAGTGTGTAATGACAAATGAGATAGTGAATGCCTTTCGCGGGAATGAAAAAGAAGCGTTATGGACCCTCAAGGGTAAATGTGTCTGAAAATTTTTGTAGATGGAGGGAGGATGAATTTAATGTGTTTGTAAAGATtggggatgattttaataacaaaaaaagattaGGGACAAATTTGATTTTGGCCCCAGACCATAGGGATGAAAAAAGTACTTATCCctttttaataaatatcatatatgaggataaaaataatttggtgGAACTACACCTAACCAAAATTTTGTAAGAGTAAGGGCTTCATGACTAAGTTTGAACTTTCACATGCTTTCTTGACATATGGTTCATCAGTGATGCTACTGGACCTTATCTTTTGACATGTAAACATCAATGAAAAATAAAGCAAGCAAAGTAACCTTTTGCTGCATCATACCTAAGATTAGAATTGTTCTGTTCCAATAGTTAGCCAACAATAGCACCCTCAACTCTCACATTGGTTGCAATTGTGTAGCACAAGAGTTTGGGATGTTTTTCGATACAGTGTACATgcttcatttatttatttgatgttaaattaaattaaatctgaCAACATCTTTAACAATTTTGATTAGGTTAGATTGGGATATGGATCAGGATTGAGTACCTTGTCGTACTTTTGAGAGAGGACGCGCACTTCCTCTGTGATCTCAGATATGATATTTTGCGCCATCGCTTTGCCGTCGATGATGGAGCGACAGCGGCGCGAGTGTGACAGAGCGATGACATGCACAAGAGCAGCAAAGTAATAAGCGGGGGGCAGCggagtggtggacgaaattgtgatctacgttctttggattttgaatgaaaactttattatggcactggttgaattcacaactccattcaactaaccagcaagtgtactgggtcgtccaagtaataaaccttacgtgagtaagggtcgatcccacagagattgttggtatgaagcaagctatggtcaccttgcaaatctcagttaggcagattaaagggtaattgtgattattggaataaataataaaaaggaataataaaagggatagaatacttatgcagattcattggtgggagtttcagataagcggatggagatgctgtagagcccaaggacgcctgctctcctactgcttctactcaatccttcttactcctttataagtgtgtggagatgttgtgctcctcttgaatctctactttcttattatattcatccaatccttcttactcctttccatggcaagctgtatgtagggcatcaccattgttaatggctacatcccatcctctcagtgaaaacgttcctatgctctgtcacagcacggctaatcatctgtcggttctcaatcaggttggaatagaatccctggattcttttgcgcttgtcatcacgcccagcctttaggagtttgaagctcgtcacagtcattcaatcccagaatcctactcggaataccatagacaaggtttagactttccggatcctcatgaatgctgccatctatctagcttataccacgaagattctgttggggaatctaagagatatgcgcccggcttagagtagaacggaagtggttgtcagtcacgtgcgttcataNNNNNNNNNNNNNNNNNNNNNNNNNNNNNNNNNNNNNNNNNNNNNNNNNNNNNNNNNNNNNNNNNNNNNNNNNNNNNNNNNNNNNNNNNNNNNNNNNNNNNNNNNNNNNNNNNNNNNNNNNNNNNNNNNNNNNNNNNNNNNNNNNNNNNNNNNNNNNNNNNNNNNNNNNNNNNNNNNNNNNNNNNNNNNNNNNNNNNNNNNNNNNNNNNNNNNNNNNNNNNNNNNNNNNNNNNNNNNNNNNNNNNNNNNNNNNNNNNNNNNNNNNNNNNNNNNNNNNNNNNNNNNNNNNNNNNNNNNNNNNNNNNNNNNNNNNNNNNNNNNNNNNNNNAGGCATTTCTTGgtgtcaaacttcaggttatgacgtgttttgggcgtttgactccggatcatgacgtttttctggcgtttaactccagacagcagcatgtacttggcgttcaacgccaagttacatcgtcaatctccgaataaagtatggactattatatattgctggaaagccctggatgtctactttccaacgccgttgaga
The genomic region above belongs to Arachis duranensis cultivar V14167 chromosome 3, aradu.V14167.gnm2.J7QH, whole genome shotgun sequence and contains:
- the LOC107478697 gene encoding uncharacterized protein LOC107478697, whose product is MAQNIISEITEEVRVLSQKYDKWFVVTGGVSKLYLDVVSKGEEGGWSAIVIAMQVKNDYVQQVKEGDNIETDVAAENEQDETNSDNDSDDEEFIPSDLEVDSADDVHFTNSEEEYDDASGFEELTSAKDSERVDKGKRVMNGDFSDEEGFNSDEVDLEYEVGGDSDDEDGQGEDNYEAIAIQFIRMLKT